A stretch of Amycolatopsis balhimycina FH 1894 DNA encodes these proteins:
- a CDS encoding Imm1 family immunity protein: MVTLEVWYNQEPENDYAEGDPPILVSTAAELDALIARVQADTKGMPVPSMVECSVQGDPRRGVFDMGIGQETGFVMFMTPRSAHTVGDASLTGKVVYDYMGNASEIPASYEVPLTEARRVAVAFLEREELP, from the coding sequence GTGGTGACGCTGGAAGTCTGGTACAACCAGGAGCCGGAAAACGACTACGCCGAAGGCGACCCGCCCATTCTGGTGAGCACGGCCGCCGAACTCGACGCCCTGATTGCCCGAGTGCAGGCCGACACGAAAGGGATGCCCGTCCCCTCGATGGTGGAGTGCTCCGTACAAGGCGACCCGCGACGCGGGGTGTTTGATATGGGGATTGGTCAGGAGACAGGCTTCGTTATGTTTATGACTCCGCGCTCGGCGCACACCGTGGGCGACGCCAGTCTGACGGGTAAGGTTGTCTATGACTACATGGGCAATGCCAGCGAGATACCGGCGAGCTACGAGGTGCCGCTAACTGAGGCGCGGCGGGTGGCGGTGGCTTTTTTGGAACGGGAGGAATTGCCGTAA
- a CDS encoding DddA-like double-stranded DNA deaminase toxin yields MAGVTELVAAVRTALGKLSTASLTQAASLLEEAAQALSQTGSQQPEMTQAVGGLSTAAQGASEIAGLVGRASGALSGYLERLGATNPPDGGGDPAGTPTQPPAAAAPASAVPDGQRLTREQAEALQAGLPPPVVANSGVKTHGQWVDEHGQAHPIASGRDEDSARAWAILQERGIPVPAETTRVSDVEQKLAARMVHEGRKHLDVALNNRPCKGPYGCDTLVPVILPDGYSMTVHAPRYRKTFTGGAKPW; encoded by the coding sequence ATGGCGGGAGTGACGGAGCTAGTGGCAGCCGTACGCACGGCGCTGGGCAAGCTGTCCACCGCCAGCCTGACGCAAGCCGCCAGCCTGCTCGAAGAAGCCGCCCAAGCCTTGAGCCAGACCGGCTCACAGCAGCCGGAGATGACGCAGGCTGTTGGTGGCCTGAGCACCGCCGCGCAGGGCGCGAGCGAGATAGCCGGTCTGGTGGGTCGCGCCAGCGGAGCGCTGAGCGGCTATCTCGAACGCCTCGGAGCCACCAACCCGCCGGACGGAGGCGGCGACCCGGCTGGGACGCCGACACAGCCACCAGCTGCCGCCGCGCCGGCCTCGGCGGTGCCGGATGGCCAGCGGCTCACCCGGGAACAAGCCGAAGCCCTCCAAGCCGGGCTGCCGCCGCCGGTGGTCGCCAACTCGGGTGTCAAGACCCACGGGCAATGGGTTGACGAGCACGGCCAGGCGCACCCGATAGCCAGCGGGCGGGACGAGGACTCGGCGCGGGCATGGGCCATCTTGCAAGAGCGCGGCATTCCGGTACCAGCGGAGACGACGCGGGTATCGGACGTAGAGCAGAAGCTGGCCGCCCGCATGGTGCACGAAGGACGGAAGCACTTGGATGTGGCACTCAATAACCGGCCCTGTAAGGGTCCGTACGGGTGTGACACCTTGGTGCCGGTTATCCTGCCGGACGGCTATTCCATGACGGTACACGCACCGCGGTACCGCAAGACGTTTACCGGAGGAGCGAAGCCGTGGTGA
- a CDS encoding ArsR/SmtB family transcription factor, whose protein sequence is MSRTFAATHDTVLPDPLRVHLLCLLRDAQWCRFTFLCQATGVSQDRLKRQFFALRTAGYVDTRRGVGQEGWARLTEHGIRQRDAYLARLAGLAERAAVQIAQDQHEQPDWFAPVSPA, encoded by the coding sequence ATGAGCAGGACGTTTGCCGCCACCCATGACACGGTGCTGCCGGACCCCTTGCGGGTGCATCTGCTGTGTCTGCTGCGCGACGCGCAGTGGTGCCGGTTCACCTTCTTGTGCCAGGCCACGGGGGTGAGCCAGGACCGGCTTAAGCGCCAGTTCTTCGCGCTACGAACAGCCGGGTACGTCGATACGCGGCGCGGCGTCGGGCAAGAGGGCTGGGCGCGGCTGACGGAGCACGGCATTCGCCAGCGTGACGCCTACCTGGCGCGGCTCGCCGGCTTGGCCGAACGGGCGGCAGTCCAGATAGCCCAAGATCAGCACGAACAGCCGGACTGGTTCGCGCCGGTGAGCCCGGCATGA
- the aceE gene encoding pyruvate dehydrogenase (acetyl-transferring), homodimeric type, with translation MAPQNDGASGKETPARVRVIRDGLAAHLPDIDPEETAEWLDSFDEALARGGQQRARYLMLRILERARERNVGVPALTSTDYVNTIPTENEPWFPGDEEIERRYRAYIRWNAAIMVHRAQRPGVGVGGHISTYASSAALYEVGFNHFFRGKDHSGGGDQIYIQGHASPGIYARAFLEGRLSESQLDGFRQEFSHAGEGGGLPSYPHPRLMPEFWENPTVSMGLGPMNAIYQARFNRYLRDRGIKNTDDQHIWAFLGDGEMDEAESRGLIHVAAGEGLDNLTFVINCNLQRLDGPVRGNGKIIQELESYFRGAGWNVIKVIWGREWDSLLHADRDGALVNLMNVTPDGDYQTYKANDGAFVREHFFGRDPRTKDLVKDLSDADIWNLKRGGHDYRKVHAAYKAALEHHGQPTVILAHTIKGYGLGPAFEGRNATHQMKKLTLDDLKLFRDSQRIPISDEELERNPKLPPYYHPGANSPEIEYMIGRRKALGGFLPERRPKAAKALVLPGDKVYEGIRKGSGKQEVATTMAFVRLVRELAKDSEIGKRVVPIIPDEARTFGLDSMFPTAKIYNPHGQTYTSVDASLMLAYKESEKGQLLHEGINEAGSTASFTAVGTSYATHGEPMIPIYIFYSMFGFQRTGDGLYAAADQMARGFVIGATAGRTTLTGEGLQHADGHSLLLAATNPAAVAYDPAWSFEIAHIVRDGLRRMYGETGPDGNGENVFYYMTIYNEPYQQPAEPENLDVDGLLKGLYKYADAPSGDGPEVQILVSGVTMPDALKAQKMLAEEWGVRAAVWSATSWTELRREAVEIDHDNLLYPGSEPRVPYVTEALSGSNGPVVAVSDWMRAVPDLIRPYVPTDMLTLGTDGFGFSDTRPAARRKFLVDAESITVGALSILAKRGEVDQAKVLDAATKYRLDDITAAGPQTSDSGNA, from the coding sequence TTGGCCCCGCAGAACGACGGCGCCTCCGGCAAGGAGACCCCGGCACGCGTACGCGTCATCCGTGACGGATTGGCGGCGCACCTGCCCGACATCGACCCGGAGGAGACCGCCGAGTGGCTGGACTCCTTCGACGAGGCTCTGGCGAGGGGCGGTCAGCAGCGGGCCCGTTACCTGATGCTGCGCATCCTCGAGCGGGCCCGGGAACGGAACGTCGGCGTCCCGGCCCTGACCTCGACGGACTACGTCAACACCATCCCCACCGAAAACGAGCCCTGGTTCCCCGGCGACGAGGAGATCGAGCGCCGCTACCGCGCCTACATCCGCTGGAACGCGGCGATCATGGTGCACCGGGCGCAGCGCCCGGGCGTCGGCGTCGGCGGGCACATCTCGACCTACGCGTCCTCGGCCGCGCTGTACGAGGTGGGTTTCAACCACTTCTTCCGCGGCAAGGACCACTCCGGCGGCGGCGACCAGATCTACATCCAGGGCCACGCCTCCCCCGGCATCTACGCCCGCGCGTTCCTCGAGGGCCGGCTCTCGGAGTCGCAGCTCGACGGCTTCCGCCAGGAGTTCAGCCACGCCGGCGAGGGCGGCGGCCTGCCGTCGTACCCGCACCCGCGGCTGATGCCGGAGTTCTGGGAGAACCCGACGGTGTCCATGGGCCTCGGCCCGATGAACGCCATCTACCAGGCGCGGTTCAACCGCTACCTGCGCGACCGCGGCATCAAGAACACCGACGACCAGCACATCTGGGCGTTCCTCGGCGACGGCGAGATGGACGAGGCCGAGTCGCGGGGGCTCATCCACGTCGCGGCCGGCGAGGGCCTCGACAATCTCACCTTCGTGATCAACTGCAACCTGCAGCGGCTCGACGGCCCGGTGCGCGGCAACGGCAAGATCATCCAGGAGCTGGAGTCGTACTTCCGCGGCGCCGGCTGGAACGTCATCAAGGTGATCTGGGGCCGCGAGTGGGACTCGCTGCTGCACGCCGACCGCGACGGCGCGCTGGTCAACCTGATGAACGTCACCCCGGACGGTGACTACCAGACGTACAAGGCCAACGACGGCGCCTTCGTCCGCGAGCACTTCTTCGGCCGCGACCCGCGGACGAAGGACCTGGTCAAGGACCTCTCCGACGCCGACATCTGGAACCTCAAGCGCGGCGGCCACGACTACCGCAAGGTGCACGCGGCCTACAAGGCGGCGCTGGAGCACCACGGCCAGCCGACGGTGATCCTGGCCCACACCATCAAGGGCTACGGCCTGGGCCCGGCGTTCGAGGGCCGCAACGCCACGCACCAGATGAAGAAGCTCACCCTCGACGACCTGAAGCTGTTCCGCGACTCGCAGCGGATCCCGATCAGCGACGAGGAGCTGGAGCGCAACCCGAAGCTGCCGCCGTACTACCACCCGGGCGCGAACTCGCCCGAGATCGAGTACATGATCGGCCGCCGCAAGGCGCTCGGCGGGTTCCTGCCGGAACGCCGCCCGAAGGCCGCGAAGGCGCTGGTCCTGCCCGGCGACAAGGTCTACGAGGGCATCCGGAAGGGCTCCGGCAAGCAGGAGGTCGCCACGACGATGGCGTTCGTCCGGCTGGTCCGCGAGCTGGCCAAGGACTCCGAGATCGGCAAGCGCGTCGTCCCGATCATCCCGGACGAGGCCCGCACCTTCGGCCTCGACTCGATGTTCCCGACGGCCAAGATCTACAACCCGCACGGCCAGACGTACACGTCGGTCGACGCGAGCCTGATGCTGGCCTACAAGGAGTCCGAGAAGGGCCAGCTGCTGCACGAGGGCATCAACGAGGCGGGCTCGACCGCGTCGTTCACCGCCGTCGGCACCTCGTACGCGACGCACGGCGAGCCGATGATCCCGATCTACATCTTCTACTCGATGTTCGGGTTCCAGCGGACCGGTGACGGCCTGTACGCCGCCGCCGACCAGATGGCCCGCGGGTTCGTCATCGGCGCCACCGCCGGCCGCACCACCCTGACGGGTGAGGGTCTGCAGCACGCGGACGGGCACTCGCTGCTGCTGGCGGCGACCAACCCGGCCGCGGTGGCCTACGACCCGGCGTGGTCGTTCGAGATCGCGCACATCGTGAGGGACGGCCTCCGCCGGATGTACGGCGAGACCGGCCCGGACGGCAACGGCGAGAACGTCTTCTACTACATGACGATCTACAACGAGCCGTACCAGCAGCCCGCCGAGCCGGAGAACCTCGACGTCGACGGCCTGCTCAAGGGCTTGTACAAGTACGCCGACGCGCCGTCGGGCGACGGCCCGGAGGTCCAGATCCTGGTCTCCGGCGTCACGATGCCGGACGCGCTGAAGGCCCAGAAGATGCTGGCCGAGGAGTGGGGCGTGCGGGCGGCCGTGTGGTCGGCCACGTCGTGGACGGAGCTGCGGCGCGAAGCCGTCGAGATCGACCACGACAACCTGCTCTACCCGGGCAGCGAGCCGCGCGTGCCGTACGTCACAGAGGCGCTTTCGGGCTCGAACGGCCCGGTCGTGGCGGTGTCGGACTGGATGCGCGCGGTGCCGGACCTGATCCGCCCATACGTGCCGACCGACATGCTGACGCTGGGCACCGACGGGTTCGGCTTCTCCGACACCCGGCCGGCGGCGCGGCGGAAGTTCCTGGTCGACGCCGAGTCGATCACCGTCGGCGCGCTGTCGATCCTCGCCAAGCGCGGCGAGGTCGACCAGGCGAAGGTGCTCGATGCGGCGACGAAGTACCGGCTCGACGACATCACGGCCGCCGGGCCGCAGACGTCGGATTCCGGGAACGCCTGA
- a CDS encoding peroxiredoxin, whose protein sequence is MTVEVGSEAPDFTLNDYNKQPVQLSSFRGDKPVLLVFYPFAFSGICTGELCQLRDEFADYDNKGVQVLGVSVDTPFSLKAWAEKEGYQFPLLSDFWPHGEVARAYGVFNEQAGLAVRGTFLIDTSGVVKFAEVNAPGEARDQQGWKKAVAELA, encoded by the coding sequence ATGACCGTCGAGGTCGGTTCTGAGGCCCCTGACTTCACGCTCAACGACTACAACAAGCAGCCGGTCCAGCTGTCGTCGTTCCGGGGTGACAAGCCGGTTCTGCTGGTCTTCTACCCGTTCGCGTTCAGCGGCATCTGCACCGGCGAGCTGTGCCAGCTCCGTGACGAGTTCGCGGACTACGACAACAAGGGCGTCCAGGTACTGGGCGTCTCGGTCGACACGCCGTTCTCGCTCAAGGCGTGGGCCGAGAAGGAGGGCTACCAGTTCCCGCTGCTGTCGGACTTCTGGCCGCACGGCGAGGTGGCTCGTGCGTACGGCGTGTTCAACGAGCAGGCCGGCCTGGCGGTGCGCGGCACGTTCCTGATCGACACCTCCGGTGTGGTCAAGTTCGCCGAGGTCAACGCGCCGGGCGAGGCCCGCGACCAGCAGGGCTGGAAGAAGGCCGTGGCCGAACTGGCCTGA
- a CDS encoding DUF3052 domain-containing protein has translation MVAAGDADQSSVAERLGIKPEMVVQEIGWDEDVDDDLRAAIEEQIGGDILDEEADEVIDVVLLWWRQDDGDLGDALIDARGPLEETGVIWVLTPKTGQPGHVEPSEIAEAVPVVGLAQTANMSVGPNWIGTRLVSPKSKSKQR, from the coding sequence GTGGTCGCCGCGGGAGACGCTGATCAGAGCAGCGTCGCCGAAAGGCTCGGCATCAAGCCCGAGATGGTGGTCCAGGAGATCGGCTGGGACGAGGACGTCGACGACGACCTCCGCGCGGCGATCGAGGAGCAGATCGGCGGGGACATCCTCGACGAGGAAGCCGACGAGGTCATCGACGTGGTGCTGCTGTGGTGGCGCCAGGACGACGGCGACCTCGGCGACGCGCTCATCGACGCCCGGGGCCCCCTGGAGGAGACCGGCGTGATCTGGGTGCTCACCCCGAAGACGGGACAGCCCGGGCACGTCGAGCCGAGCGAGATCGCCGAAGCGGTGCCTGTCGTCGGGTTGGCCCAGACCGCCAACATGAGCGTCGGCCCGAACTGGATCGGCACCAGGCTGGTGTCGCCGAAGTCGAAGTCGAAGCAGCGCTGA
- a CDS encoding recombinase zinc beta ribbon domain-containing protein encodes MLTGDLASIFPAQCGKIIPLTECPVFLRDFMGIVSYQGIHYEGKHTPLIEPETWLAIQDILAAHAHLGEKDRKHTHYLRSTIYCADCGGRLVYSIYVGNGGAYTYYVCVKKKTKTSNCRRPAVRLERIEEGIARFYERFEVSAAHVEQIRAGVRALLTADQEEARRHATQAVKRKTTGDGRATEAAPRALCGHIPEDVLGSEMKRLTRTLAEADALIAAAQTSTAEVEGTLEAALAAAGRCHRAYATAPEPVRRQINQGFFVKLFIGQDGSVVRVELTEPFAALLAQELSVRLADARGTGGLSRAAQTAGDEPGDSPDGTHPGEQRRATSGRRGARRGDTESDNDVTPSNVFSFANGVQDEYLVGAAGFEPATARV; translated from the coding sequence ATGTTGACAGGCGACTTGGCGTCGATTTTCCCGGCTCAATGCGGAAAAATAATTCCGCTCACTGAATGTCCAGTATTCCTTAGGGACTTCATGGGCATTGTGTCGTACCAGGGCATTCACTACGAAGGCAAGCACACACCGCTCATCGAGCCGGAGACGTGGCTGGCGATCCAAGACATCTTGGCGGCGCACGCCCACCTCGGCGAGAAGGACCGCAAGCACACGCACTATCTGCGCAGCACGATCTACTGCGCCGACTGCGGGGGCCGGTTGGTCTACTCGATTTACGTCGGTAACGGCGGCGCTTACACGTACTACGTGTGCGTCAAGAAGAAGACCAAGACGAGCAACTGCCGCCGCCCAGCCGTGAGGCTGGAGCGTATCGAGGAGGGCATTGCCCGGTTCTACGAGCGGTTCGAGGTGAGCGCGGCTCACGTCGAACAGATCCGCGCCGGCGTGCGAGCGCTGCTGACTGCCGACCAGGAGGAGGCACGCCGCCACGCGACTCAGGCGGTCAAACGCAAAACAACAGGCGACGGACGAGCGACAGAAGCTGCTCCGCGCGCACTATGCGGGCACATCCCGGAGGACGTGCTCGGCTCGGAGATGAAGCGGCTGACGCGGACGCTCGCCGAGGCGGACGCACTGATTGCCGCAGCACAAACCTCCACGGCTGAGGTCGAGGGCACCCTCGAAGCGGCCTTGGCGGCGGCGGGGCGGTGTCACCGGGCCTATGCCACAGCACCGGAGCCTGTCCGGCGGCAAATCAATCAGGGCTTCTTCGTGAAGCTGTTCATTGGGCAAGACGGCTCGGTGGTGCGGGTTGAGCTGACGGAGCCGTTTGCCGCGCTCCTCGCCCAGGAGTTGTCGGTGCGGTTGGCGGACGCACGCGGCACTGGCGGACTGTCCCGCGCGGCCCAGACGGCCGGAGACGAGCCCGGAGATTCACCCGATGGGACGCATCCGGGCGAGCAGAGACGGGCGACGAGCGGCCGACGCGGCGCGCGCCGTGGCGATACGGAAAGTGATAATGACGTCACACCTAGCAACGTTTTTTCATTTGCTAACGGTGTGCAAGACGAGTACTTGGTGGGCGCAGCAGGGTTCGAACCTGCGACCGCTCGGGTGTAA